Proteins encoded in a region of the Bacteroidota bacterium genome:
- a CDS encoding DUF6597 domain-containing transcriptional factor yields MYDPRGNGKDRDVEAVQFHEVAPPAQLAGIVHRFLELKTQAPLQEDYRFHALPDVCTYMVFDQLETQVAGVTGLRTTSEELNLGKTFHYVNIRFLPGVWQCEPEQINYGMVDAPYTGSWPLIEINTRLSRQHDLAGKQSILAGIVQWLMDAQLVAANPMVRSRQS; encoded by the coding sequence ATGTACGATCCGAGAGGAAACGGAAAAGATAGAGACGTAGAGGCCGTGCAGTTTCACGAAGTTGCGCCGCCGGCGCAGTTGGCAGGCATCGTGCACCGCTTCCTTGAGTTGAAAACCCAGGCCCCGCTGCAGGAGGATTACCGTTTTCACGCGCTGCCAGACGTGTGTACCTACATGGTGTTTGACCAGCTAGAAACACAGGTAGCCGGCGTCACCGGATTGCGTACCACCTCCGAAGAGCTAAATCTGGGTAAAACCTTTCATTACGTAAACATCCGTTTTCTCCCTGGTGTGTGGCAATGTGAACCCGAGCAAATCAACTACGGTATGGTCGACGCACCATACACAGGCAGTTGGCCGCTTATCGAGATAAATACCCGGCTATCCAGGCAGCATGATCTTGCCGGCAAACAATCCATCCTGGCTGGTATTGTACAATGGCTCATGGATGCGCAGTTGGTCGCTGCCAATCCGATGGTGCGCTCTCGCCAGTCCTAG